A region of the Magnetococcales bacterium genome:
AGGGCGCTAAAACCAGATGACCTGAAGAGCTGATAGGTAAAAATTCAGTCACTCCTTGGATCAACGCAAGCAGTGCCGCCTGAAAAAAATCCACTGACCACCCCCCTCCCCCAGCTTAATGGTTGCCCACCATCCACCCATTCGCCACAATACAGATGATCGAATACAGGCCAACAGGGAGTCCCTTGGAAATGCCCCTTATTCAATTCAACGTCTCCGGCATGTCCTGCCAGCACTGCGCGCAGTCAGTCCAGAATGCCGTCGAAAAAAATTCTGGTGTGGCAACCTGTCAGATCAATCTGGCCAAGGGAATAGTCACGGTCACCCTCTCTTCGGATGTTAACCAGAAAGCCCTGAAAAAACAGATCGAAAACGCCATTATCGCATCAGGCTATCAACTCCTGGCCACTTAACACACCTGCTGACCAACCAACCTGAACGCCAAGCTCACGTTATCCCCCGTCAACGCCCCTCCCAAACCAAACTCAAAGAGAGGTTTCCACAGAATCCTTCCACGGGACTTCTCCGTAGGTCACCCTGGCCAGATAGAGACCTACCGGAGGGGCCGTAGCAGCTGCCTGGGTGCGGTCCCGGGATTCAAACACCTCCTGAAACCGATCCAAATCCCACCCTCCCCGCCCCACCAACACCAGGGAGCCGACTATATTGCGCACCATATGCTGTAAAAAGGCATTCGCCCCGAGAATAATCCGCAGCTCATCTCCCTGCTGGATAATCTCCCCACGATAAAGAGTGCGTATCGGACTCTTCGCCTGACAAGCAGCTGCACGAAAAGCTGAAAAATCATGGGTGCCCTTCAATAGCGACAGGGCTTCAATCATGATTTGAATGTCCAACGGAAAAGAGAGATGCCAGACCCGATTGCGGTCCAAAGCGGAAGGGGTGGAACGGTTGAGTAGCCGGTAGTGGTATTCCCGATAGGTGGCCTGAAACCGAGCGTGAAAATCCTCCCCCACCGCTTCGGCAGAACGGATGCTGATCCGCTTGGGCGTCAAGGCATTCAAAGCCCGGACATAAACCTCCGGAGAGCGGGGGCGGCTGGTATCGAAATGGGCCACCTGCCCCAAAGCATGCACTCCAGAGTCAGTTCGGCCCGATCCGGTCACCTGTACGGCATGACCACAGAGGGAACCCAGCGCTTCTTCCAAAGCCCCCTGGATAGTCAGCCCATCGGGTTGACGCTGCCAGCCATAAAAACCGGACCCATCATATTCCAGAAGCAACCGGAATCGAGCCAAATGACCCCTACCTTCTCAAATTTGGGGTGATTTCAGATAGTGATGCCAAAATCAGGTGGATTTGCGAGAAGCCGCGACCCGAGCCTTGGCTGCTGCAGCTCGAGCCTTGGCTGCGGCCATCTTGGTCGCCTGGTCGTCACCGGCCCCACTCTTTTGGGCACCCGCTTCAGCTGCCTGACCATCCCCAGCCGCCTTTTTGGCCTTGGCAGCTGCCACTCGGGCCTTGGCAGCCTTGATCTTCGCTGCCCGTTCGTCAGCAGCAGGTGCCGCCTCTTTGGCATCACCCTCAGCAGCCGGAGCTGCCTCTCCCTTGGCAGCCGCTACACGGGCCTTGGCAGCCGCTACACGGGCCTTGGCAGCGGCAGCTTTGGCGGCGGCACCCTGGGGTGCTGCACTACCGTCTGCGCTGTCTGCCTTGGCAGCAGGCTTGGCAGGGGCTTTCCGGGGCGGACGGTTTTTCTTGGGTGGCTTACCCAGTGCCGGACGGTAGATCTCCACACGATCTCCCTCCTGAAGCACCTGATCCAGGGTTGTTACCTTGCCAAAAATACCGATCTTGTTCGTACCCAGATCAATTCCGGCATATTTCCCCAAAATCCCTGATTTTTGAATCGCCTGTTCAGCGGTTGTGCCTTCATCAACAACAAACTCCAACAAAGCCTGGCTCTTGGCTTCGGCATAGGTCACGGCTACTTTCATGGGGGTGTTCCTCCATCTAAAAACAGACTTAAGTCACCATTTTCTTCGATCACGGGGACAACCCGGGAAGCATAGCTGCATTAACGACTTCCTTTCAACCCGCGTTGCCTGTATATATGTATCCGTCGCAGGCGGGCTAAACAATATTGGAACCCTGGAGCAAACCGTAAGCTCATGAAAATCTTCGCGGTCTACAACATTAAAGGTGGCGTCGGCAAAACCACCACCTCTGTCAACCTGGCCTATCTTTCCGCAGCCCAAGGCACCCGAACCCTGATTTGGGATGTGGATCCACAAGGTGGCTCCAGCTACTATCTCTGCGTCAAACCAAAAATCAAGGGGGGGGTCAAAGAGCTTCTCAACAAAAAACCCTCCCTGGACACCATGCTGCGCATGACCGGCTATTCCAACCTGGATCTCCTGCCGTCAGATCTTTCCTACCGGCGCATGGATGAATTTCTCCAGGCCAAGGGCGACCCTCGCAAAGCATTGATGCGACTCGTCAAACCCTTAAGCAAAAAATATGACACCCTCTTTCTCGACTGCCCTCCCGGGCTCTCCCAGGTGACTGAAAGCATCTTCGAGATTGCCGACGGTTTGATCGTGCCACTCATCCCCACACCCCTCTCCCTGCGGGCCTACAACCGCTTGGTGCGCTTCCTGATCAACAAACGTTCCCGGAAGCTGGTGGTGATGCCCTTCTTCAACC
Encoded here:
- a CDS encoding undecaprenyl-diphosphatase, translated to MDFFQAALLALIQGVTEFLPISSSGHLVLAP
- a CDS encoding heavy-metal-associated domain-containing protein, with product MPLIQFNVSGMSCQHCAQSVQNAVEKNSGVATCQINLAKGIVTVTLSSDVNQKALKKQIENAIIASGYQLLAT
- the truA gene encoding tRNA pseudouridine(38-40) synthase TruA — protein: MARFRLLLEYDGSGFYGWQRQPDGLTIQGALEEALGSLCGHAVQVTGSGRTDSGVHALGQVAHFDTSRPRSPEVYVRALNALTPKRISIRSAEAVGEDFHARFQATYREYHYRLLNRSTPSALDRNRVWHLSFPLDIQIMIEALSLLKGTHDFSAFRAAACQAKSPIRTLYRGEIIQQGDELRIILGANAFLQHMVRNIVGSLVLVGRGGWDLDRFQEVFESRDRTQAAATAPPVGLYLARVTYGEVPWKDSVETSL
- a CDS encoding RnfH family protein codes for the protein MKVAVTYAEAKSQALLEFVVDEGTTAEQAIQKSGILGKYAGIDLGTNKIGIFGKVTTLDQVLQEGDRVEIYRPALGKPPKKNRPPRKAPAKPAAKADSADGSAAPQGAAAKAAAAKARVAAAKARVAAAKGEAAPAAEGDAKEAAPAADERAAKIKAAKARVAAAKAKKAAGDGQAAEAGAQKSGAGDDQATKMAAAKARAAAAKARVAASRKST
- a CDS encoding ParA family protein, translating into MKIFAVYNIKGGVGKTTTSVNLAYLSAAQGTRTLIWDVDPQGGSSYYLCVKPKIKGGVKELLNKKPSLDTMLRMTGYSNLDLLPSDLSYRRMDEFLQAKGDPRKALMRLVKPLSKKYDTLFLDCPPGLSQVTESIFEIADGLIVPLIPTPLSLRAYNRLVRFLINKRSRKLVVMPFFNHVNLDKPIHRVVTKNVQKKHSIFLKGSIPESSIIEAMGVKRAPLFTYARESSESDDYKILWSQIKDRC